ACCACTGCCGCACGACCTTCAATTTCGAGCATTGTGTAAATGTGTTGCAAAAAGTTGAGTTGCTTGTTTCCTGATGAAGTCCAAAAATCAGTGCGGGTAATGGTCAAACTTTCTTTTCCCTGCTTGCTTTCCTTCTCTTGTTTTCTCTCTTTGGTTACGACCGTGACAGTGCCTTTTCCAAAAGGTGGATTGGCCAAGATCATTTTGAAATGTTCATCGGGCTTATCTCTGAGGCTATCCTTACGCACTATCGGAATGTCTTTCCCGCTCCCGATGCCGTGCAAGGCCATATTCATCAGCGCCAATCGCACAACACTGTCCACTAACTCATAACCACGCAAATGTTCAGTATCAAAGCGGTGCTTTTCATCTTCGCTCATAGAATCTTCATAACGATCTTTGACGTAATTATGAGCCGCCAGTAAAAAGCCCCCAGTACCACAGGCGGGATCACAAATAGTGTCTTCAGGTCGAGGCTGCATAACGTCCACAATCGCTTGAATCAACGAGCGTGGTGTGAAGTATTGTCCTGCGCCGCCTTTCGTGTCCTCAGCATTCTTTTGCAGCAATCCTTCGTAAGCATCACCTTTGACATCCGACTCAAGAGACGACCAATTTTCCTTATCAATCAAATCTGAAATCAGCCGCCCAAGCTTTGCGGGGTCTTGGATTTTGTTGTGCGCTTTGCTGAAGATTACGCGAAGCCGTTCATCTTCCTGGTTTTTGCCCAGTTTTTCGAGAATTTCACGGTAGTGGCTATCTAACTTCAGCCCGTCCAAATTTTTCAGGCTTTGCCAGTCATATCCTTCTGGTACGATGCGGTCCGTGCCACCTGATTGCTGTAAACGTTCGTCAGCCATTTTGAGGAAGAGCAGCAGTGTTAGCTGCTCGACGTAATCCCCATAAGACAGCCCGTCGTCGCGCAGGATGTTGCAGTAATTCCAAAGTTTCTGAACGATGCTTTGTGCGTCAGACATTTTAGATTCCAAGAATGCGTTTGATTGAAGATGAGGTGCGGTATTGCATCAGGACACAGCGCACAGCAGATGAGAACTCAGCGTATGGTTGAACCATTTCGTGAAGCTCAGCTTTCTTTTCGATCATTTCGCGGCGCGAGTACACCTCACCATTGTTTTTTTTCTTTTCGAGGTCAACGATTCTCCGCGCCATCGTATTTGCCTTAGTACAGAGGTCGCCGCGCCTGTCACTGATTTCCCTTTCGTTCAGGTGATAACACTCAATGGATGCCTGAACACGTTTGTAATCCAGCGAGGTGCTATCGGGGTTAAGCGAGATGGGTTTTCCTCTGTGATCGAAACGCAACAGCTTCACGTCTTCTTCCTTGGTGGGGTCAAGCAAAAGATGAGGTTCTGTTTTCCAATCATCTGTGTCGCTAGCAGCGCGTTTGCTGGGGTCAATCAAGGGGAAGCGTGTTCCTTTGCCGTATATTTTTCCATCCCGATGATCCGTTCTCCGCTTGTTGGCGGACTCACGACAAAGACGAAAGTTTTCAATCAAATAAGCCAAAGACCAATAGCCATGATGACTGTTGCCGGGAAGCAGATCACATTTTTGCACTCGTGACTTGGGGCGAAAATGATCTATTTCGCCGCCACCTCCGACATAAGCTTCCGTATAAAAACATTTACCGTACGATACTCCTTTGAGCACTTGATTGAGCAGCGTCCAAACTTGATAGTCCGTGTCGCTACGAAACGTCTTCGATCTCTTTTTTGAATCCATCCCGCGAAGCTTCCCGACAAGCTCCTGCGTATGTTCTTGCCATTCTTCCGGGACATAAACTTGATCCAGCGAAATGTGCCTCATTCCTCCTCTTCTTCCTCCTTTGCGCTGGCAATTTGAGCTTGGCGTAAAAGCTCTTCACGGACTTTCTCAGAAACACGTTTCAACGCAGTGAATTTCGTATCACTTGCATAATGTCTTTTAAGTGCAAGGTAATCTTCGTGGTTGACGACGGCATTGACGAAATGCGTGTAAAGTGGGTCTTCGATGTGTGTCGTCAGGTCAATGTCTTGTGTTTCCAGCGCAAGCTGATCGAGCCGCGCTTCCTCATCCTCAGTCAGTGTTCCTTCCTTGAAAGCCAGCCGCCGTTTTTCTTCTAGCTTGTCCAAACTGTCTTGATCGAGAATCGAAGGCAACCCAAATAATTCGCTTTCCAGAATCCTCGCCACGCCTTTGCCTTGTGGGTCTTCGTCCGGCGGGCGTGCTTCAATGATCCATTCGGCTTCGTCGGGCGCTTCGGCTTGGCCTTTCCGCTCCATCAGTCGTACATTCCCTTTGGTCATTCCGGCGATCAGCACAGGATCGTGTGTCGCCATGATGATTTGGCTGCCGCTTGCACCTTCCATCGTCTCTTCCAACATCTGTTTGTATTCGTAGCTCCACTGTGGATTCAGGTGCGTGTCAGGTTCGTCCAGCAGAAATAGAGTGTCGTTATCTTTGGTGAAGCGCAACAGTCCGATGACAGACAGCAACTGCTGTTCGCCTTCGCTCAAATGGGTAAGCGAGACAGGCTCTTTCGCTCTTTCAAGTTTGAGCCTGAAATGAAGTCTCAATTCGTATCCATCAAGGCGCAAATCATCAAGCCGCTGAAAAAGGTCTTTGGGGCGAAGAGCGGAATTCAGCAACAAGGGACTTCCATTTGTCAGCAGAAGCGGAAAGCCATTTTCCAAAAGTACCTGGCCACACAACGCTTCCGGTTGGCAGGATGCGCCAAAGTAAAAATGCAGCCGGTGAAGTCTTTGCTGTCCGGATGATTGAATATATTGCCTGTCTACAGGCTCCAGGCTCAATGGAGTTCCCGATTGGTAAGACTCCATCAGCTCTCGCTCGGAAACTTTTCTGAAGTCGCGCAATGGAATGCTGTTCTGTTGCAATCTTTTCAACGTTTCCAGCACTCTGCCTCTAGCGAACCAGTATTTCGATTCGGCGTTAGGCATGAGTGGCAGATAGCCTCTTTCTGTGGTGTCCAAGTAATGCGGACGGGAGAGGCTCAAGCGTGCAGACAGTAAATCAGTAATACCGAGCCGTTCGTGCAGAAAACCCTTTGCCCACGCTCCGCCATCAGCAAAAAACGTGAACAGGATCAGTGAGCTGTGGCTCCCATCGGTCAGAAACACTCGACGCAACTGTGGATCGTTGCCTTCGCGCAAGTCCGCTTCATATTTTTCTTTGACCTGAGCGCATACCTTTGCCAGTCTGTCGCTCTGCCCCGAGTAATAAATGATAACGTTTGATGGAAATAAACCTCTGTATTTTCTATAACCAACGCGGCTCTCTTCAGTCGCCTCTTCGGTGTCCTCAATTTCTTCCTCAGCAAATTGGGCTGTGGCCTTCTCGTTCACGAAATTATCGTAATCAATAGTTTCCTCGCCCACGTTGACGAGGAAACTGTCTTCCTGGCTGTAGCCCGCATCAATTTCAACCATATGCTTCTGGCACTCGTAGCGAAGGAAGTATCTGAAGGTTGGCGCTACACCGAGTTCAATTTCAGAAAATATAGTGGCGATGGCTTCGATCAGATTGGATTTGGCCGAGCCGTTTTTACCGAGCAACATCGTGATGTCTTCGGTAAACGTGATCTTGAAATCGTGCAGATTGCGGAAGCGTTGGATTTTTAGT
The genomic region above belongs to Acidobacteriota bacterium and contains:
- a CDS encoding SAM-dependent DNA methyltransferase gives rise to the protein MSDAQSIVQKLWNYCNILRDDGLSYGDYVEQLTLLLFLKMADERLQQSGGTDRIVPEGYDWQSLKNLDGLKLDSHYREILEKLGKNQEDERLRVIFSKAHNKIQDPAKLGRLISDLIDKENWSSLESDVKGDAYEGLLQKNAEDTKGGAGQYFTPRSLIQAIVDVMQPRPEDTICDPACGTGGFLLAAHNYVKDRYEDSMSEDEKHRFDTEHLRGYELVDSVVRLALMNMALHGIGSGKDIPIVRKDSLRDKPDEHFKMILANPPFGKGTVTVVTKERKQEKESKQGKESLTITRTDFWTSSGNKQLNFLQHIYTMLEIEGRAAVVLPDNVLFEGGAGKTVRERLLQTCDVHTLLRLPTGLFYAQGVKANVLFFDRKPKRVVPWTERLWIYDFRTNQNFTLKERPLTRADLDEFVQCFNPKDRFDRKPTWSEENPEGRWRDYSYEHLTQRDKTNLDIFWVPDKSLNDSLEEPDVIANRISSDLQLAVDKISLLLNDLQQISTPN
- a CDS encoding AAA family ATPase, which gives rise to MKIYELKIQRFRNLHDFKITFTEDITMLLGKNGSAKSNLIEAIATIFSEIELGVAPTFRYFLRYECQKHMVEIDAGYSQEDSFLVNVGEETIDYDNFVNEKATAQFAEEEIEDTEEATEESRVGYRKYRGLFPSNVIIYYSGQSDRLAKVCAQVKEKYEADLREGNDPQLRRVFLTDGSHSSLILFTFFADGGAWAKGFLHERLGITDLLSARLSLSRPHYLDTTERGYLPLMPNAESKYWFARGRVLETLKRLQQNSIPLRDFRKVSERELMESYQSGTPLSLEPVDRQYIQSSGQQRLHRLHFYFGASCQPEALCGQVLLENGFPLLLTNGSPLLLNSALRPKDLFQRLDDLRLDGYELRLHFRLKLERAKEPVSLTHLSEGEQQLLSVIGLLRFTKDNDTLFLLDEPDTHLNPQWSYEYKQMLEETMEGASGSQIIMATHDPVLIAGMTKGNVRLMERKGQAEAPDEAEWIIEARPPDEDPQGKGVARILESELFGLPSILDQDSLDKLEEKRRLAFKEGTLTEDEEARLDQLALETQDIDLTTHIEDPLYTHFVNAVVNHEDYLALKRHYASDTKFTALKRVSEKVREELLRQAQIASAKEEEEEE